From a single Drosophila sulfurigaster albostrigata strain 15112-1811.04 chromosome 3, ASM2355843v2, whole genome shotgun sequence genomic region:
- the LOC133843707 gene encoding V-type proton ATPase subunit D 1, giving the protein MSTMDKLQIFPSRANQVVMKQRILAAKRGMGLLKRKRDAIDLKLRELKRQMGDKEENVDNMMRTAIFSIAKANLLGTDFKPVIVAGSLNGRTFLRRRMQKIVGVILNYFELEVSEQDAFPNTGLSCGGQQVQKVRAYFLEALKEVVIYASLEYMLRMLTIASHQTNMRVNALDYVVIPRLINTHTYICGELEEFEREDFYRLKRSQAKQLEAKIAFTELIRTKNMTDEELAEYLKRGRPAHPVADVLFDVDDFEYKTLEDRLRDAYVLRHSRRSNQSKEKAKMDSNVKSFIKSVAIQKNPRASIASFISLSGRVLKEKKTQKNPPVLVN; this is encoded by the coding sequence CGAATTCTTGCAGCCAAGCGTGGTATGGGCCTCCTAAAGCGAAAACGTGATGCGATCGACTTGAAACTGCGGGAACTAAAGCGTCAGATGGGCGATAAAGAGGAAAATGTGGACAATATGATGAGAACTGCGATCTTCTCCATAGCCAAAGCCAATTTACTGGGCACAGACTTTAAGCCAGTCATTGTGGCCGGCAGTCTAAATGGCAGGACATTTCTGCGAAGACGCATGCAGAAGATTGTTGGCGTTATATTGAACTACTTTGAGCTGGAAGTGAGCGAACAAGATGCCTTTCCCAATACAGGACTCAGTTGCGGTGGTCAGCAGGTGCAAAAAGTGCGCGCCTATTTTCTCGAAGCTCTTAAGGAGGTTGTCATCTACGCCTCCTTGGAGTATATGCTGCGAATGTTGACGATAGCCTCACATCAGACCAACATGCGTGTCAATGCTTTAGACTATGTGGTAATTCCCAGACTGATCAACACGCACACGTATATCTGTGGTGAGCTGGAGGAATTTGAACGAGAGGATTTCTATCGTCTGAAGCGATCGCAGGCCAAACAGTTGGAGGCGAAGATCGCATTCACGGAACTCATCAGGACCAAGAATATGACCGATGAGGAATTGGCCGAGTATCTGAAACGTGGTCGTCCTGCACATCCTGTGGCCGATGTCCTCTTCGATGTCGATGATTTTGAGTACAAAACCCTCGAAGACCGCCTGAGGGATGCGTATGTTCTACGTCACTCGAGGCGAAGTAATCAGAGTAAGGAGAAAGCCAAGATGGATTCTAATGTGAAGTCATTTATAAAATCAGTTGCCATTCAGAAAAATCCACGCGCTAGCATCGCGAGTTTCATTTCCTTGAGCGGACGTGTgctgaaagaaaaaaaaacccagaAGAATCCTCCAGTTCTAGTGAACTGA